Below is a genomic region from Burkholderiales bacterium.
GCCTGTGCCTTGTGCGACAATACCCAGAACCGCCGCGGGCGCTACTGCACGACCATCCTCAAAGAAGCCGCACGCGACCTCGTTTAAGGTGCCATCCCCGCCTACAGCCACAATCATCTCAAAGCCGTCCCGAAGCGCGCGGTTGGCGAGTCTAGTCGCGTGCAACGGTCCGTTCGTGAAGGCGTGCTCGAAGGGACCAATTGCGTTTCGAATCGATCGGGCTATACGCTCCCAACGTCGGCGGGTGGCGCCGCCGGCAGACGCCGGATTGACGATGACCATCGCGCGCGGTTTGTACTCGGTGGTCATCGCAGCTTATAGAGATCGAGTCAGAAGGAGAAGATCAAAGACCGCGCGCACCGATAACGGACTGGCGGCCAGGTATTCGCGCTCAATAATGTCCGGCGTCCACTTGAGCTTATAGTGCGCCTGGCTCGCCGCCGGATAGATGGCACTCCCATATCGGTACATTAGTGGCATTGCCCAGGCGGCCAAGCGGTTCGCACCCGGAAACTCAGGGCCTCCCACTACGAAGGGCGTGAAGCCAAAATGCAGATACGGCACGCGCTCACCGATCATGACCTCGATCGCCCGTGCATTACAGAGCTCTAGGGCACCGGGCGTCGCGGAAGGTAGCCGGCGACTTAAATCGTGCAGGTACCCCGGCGTGCGTCCCCACGAGGGAACGTAGGTAATGAATGCCACGCACCGTTCAGACGGATCTACCGCCGCGAAAATCCGCCGCCGCCGGTCCTCTGGCTGACCGATTTCGCCAATCATGAAATCAAGCTCCTTCTTGCGCTTGGCCCGCAGCCACGCGCCACTGACTGCATGCAACTCGGCGTACGACGCTGGGTTACGGGGCCAATCCACGCCAAACTCAACGACCTTCAGGCCAGAGGTTCGGGCATGACTGATTTTGTTACGAAGCTGCATTTTTCTGGTGCCGCGGAGCGTGAAGTTTGCAAGCGAAAGGCCGAAGCTGGTACCCAGCTGGTTGATCGAGAATCCGCGATCGCGAAACAGCGGGACCTGCTCAGCGCGCAATTGAACAACAAGCACGTGACGCCGACGGCTAGACGCAAACTCGAGTAAATGATCGAGCAAAACCCCCTGCTGTGACTCGAGCGCCTGGACTCCACCCAGTGCAATCAGATGGCGCCCCTGTTCCCTAAAGGAAATGAATCCGCTGATTCCCGGTACCGTGAAGTGCTGATTGCTGGAGGAAAGCGTAAGAAAGCCGGATGGATGATCAATCAGCGCCGCGGCAGATACGTCGCTTCGGGGCAATTTCATATTAATCATCGCGAGCGACACGACCTGCTCCATCGTGGCGAAGAATGGCAGCGTACTTTTGCCAAGCCCCTTCAGATACTCGGCTGGACAGGGCTATTCGGGTCATGAGCGCCTACGAGCAACGGCATAACCGCTGGTGATAATGCATCGGTCGGTGAATTGGCATTAGCGCTGAACCACACTGGCATCAAGCGCCTGCGCCACAGCAGGAGTTCGACGCACGCGCCAGATCCTGGCGTCAACCAGGTAATGGTGAAACGCGATCCCCCAGCACAGCCCGAGCACCACGTTGCGGGCCGTTGCGTTGGTCAGGGCGACCACGGCGGGAACTCGTAGCCCATACCAGACCAGGCCGAGCATCAATCCGCTCGCAAGGTAGGGGACGAGACCGCCCAACGGACGCCGTCCACGGCCCGCCTCGTATTGCCAAACAATCCGGTGGTATTGGAGGTTGTGGAAAATGGTGAGTGTCGCGAGAATTGTGAGCAAATGAGAGAGGAGGGTGAAGACCAGCACGTGAAATAGGATCACAAGCGTCAGCAGCAGGTGCTTTGGTCCCGGGCGAAACTGCTCATACCGGCCGGAGACGGCGAGGATTACGGCCGCTCCCATTGCTACGCAGAACGCCAAATCCAAAATTAATTTTAATTGCGGCAGCAGAACAACGGGAACGAGTTGCGGCAGGCCGCTTTCAAGGTATGGTTCGCTAAGGGAAAAGCGCAGAAACGGGTAAAGGCAGCCGACCCAAAGCATGAAAGAGTCGAGCGATTGACCGCTCCGGCTGTTTTCACCGGACCGCCTGCGGTACAGCACGAGAAAGCCGTAGTGCTGCCGCACCAGGTGCCAATAGGCCCATAAGTAGGCGCCAAGGAGAAAATAGCTGAATAGCGCGCCCTGCAACGCAAGCACAGCATCGGCGAGTGCGACAGCGGGACCTACTGCAAGAATCAGCCACCACCAAGACTTGGGAATTCCCGCTCGTGAACTCGCGTCCGGAGCAAGGTAGCTGCGGACGTAAGTGGCCCAAACGTGCGTTCCGTCGAACATTACTCCCCATAAAAAGAGAACAACAATAACGGGGTCGCTAGGCGAAAGGTGCGCGCTATCGGGGTATGGAGTAGCAACAAAAAAGGCGAGCAGACAAAGCCCGGCTATGACCGAGCCCTGAAACCAGAGCAAGTCATCCCGCCGCGAAATTATCCATGGGAGCGAAGCTTGATTGCTAGCCATACTGAGGCTCCGGGCTCGTTGCGAAGGAGGACCAGATCCGATCTTGAATGAAGGATCCTGCCGGCGACGTGGCGATTGCAAATGCACAGCGATGCAAGATGTCGCCGACCGGGCCGCCGAGAGCAAATAACAGACTCAACCAGTGCGAATTGCGAATAATCCCGGCATTGTAGGGGCGCCGCTCCCGTTCGTAGGAAGCGAAGCACGTGTCGATTTCCGCGGCCGTGGCCCTGGCCTCGAGGGCCGTGCCCAGGTACCGGGCAAGTGCTGCGGCGTCCTCTATCGCCATCGTCATCCCCTGGGCCATTACTGGATTGATGACATGGATCGCGTCGCCGAGCAACACTGCTCCGTATGCCGAGTAACGCGGCGCGTGCGCGCGCCACAGTTTATATAGGTGTGCCCCCGCGGCCACCGGGCGACGCCCAGTTAACAGTGGGGAGCGGTGCTCGATGTGCGAGAACTTTTCTTCTATTGCACCGGAACGAAATAGGTGCTCGTGCTCACTTCGAATCACAGCAGCAAGGCCGAGACGATTGACACCTGGAACCACCAGCACGCCGCCATCGGGGTGCATTTCGGTACGCAGGACATCAGGCATGCCGATGGGCCGGTCTATGTCCACAATGAATAGACTATGGTTATAGGGGGCGCGGTACACGTCGATTCCCAGTCCTGTTCTGACGACGGACTTCGCGCCGTCAGCGCCGATCACTACGCGGCAGTTCAGCCGCTGTTCTTTTCCGTCGCTGCCTTGGACCAGGACTCCTTGAACGCGACCGTCTTCCTTGATCAGGGACAACACACGCGTCGCATAGCGCATCTCAACGCGCCCCGTTGCTACCGCCGACTCAACAAATGCGCACTCGATCTGGGGATGTGGCAGAACGAGATAAGGATCAGTCACCTTGGGCAAAGCGAGCGGAAAATCCAGCAGTAGGCCTTTGCGAAAATGAAAAAATTGCATCGTTTTTACCGGGCGCGCCCCCGCTGCGTAGCAACGTTCCAATGCGCCCCATCGCCGAAGCAGTGCGGTCACCGGAGGCAGCAGGCTTTCACCGCGATTGATGTTGCCGGGCCCTGCATGCCGTTCGATAAGCAGCACGCGTAATTGGCGGTCGTGGACAAGAGCCAGAGCGCAAGCCGTGCCGCCGACGCCGGCACCGACTATGATGATGTCGTAGTCGTATGGTTGAGGAGCGATGCTCATTGCTTATCTCGCGTAGCCCCGGCTGGGCTGCACGGCTCAAAAGGCAGCCACAAAGGTTTCGAAAAATTGCCCAGCAGGCCGCGATCGCCGGATAGATGAATCGGCACGGCCACCATCGCCCATTCCGGGCCCCCGGCGGCGAGCACCCAAAGTACGACTGCGGCACCTGCAACGACATAGTTATGGGTTAGGTTGTAGAGCAGATAGTAAATGGGCGCAATCGGTTTGCCGCGGGATCTGCGAGATGCCACTGCCCCTGGCAGATAGCCGATCAGATCGATGAGCAAAAACGCGCAGATAAACCGGCCCCAAGAGATGTCCTTCAGGTGCGCAAGGGCCAGAGCCACGAAAATTATGACTATGGCAATGTGTTCGGCCCGCATCCACCAGGAAGTTGCTTGATTTGGGACAGCGGCAGCGCTCATTGCGGTTCCTCAGGCTGCGCCCAAGACAAGGGGCAGGCCGTGGGCGGGTGGGCATTCACACGTGGCTCGCGGTAAAGCGAGATGGAAACCGTGATGACTGGCGAGGGCGAGCATATGATCCACCTCTGCCAACGACACGTTGTAGCCGACACCAAAATCACGGGTCTCGCCCGACAAGGCCAACAGGATAGTTTCCGCCAAGCAGGCGAGTGTGACGCCGGTGGGTAAGTTATTAAGATTTCCGACTCCAAACTTGAGTCTGGAATCCGGTAACGCCACGTGACCGCCATCAAAAACGAAAAGGTCATGGCGAGCCCGAATTGCCGCTGAAGTGTCGGGCGGTTTGGCCACGTCGCAGATGATAGTGCCTGGCGCAAGCGATGCGGCTTCCAGCGCTGGTCGGGCGGCGGCTGTCGCCGATAAAATGACTTGGCAGTCTTTGAGTACCGAGGTGTCGTTGGCAATTTCAATCGCGGGCAGTGTGGTTCTAAGTTCATCGGCCAAGGTTTGCAGCCCCGCGACTGTCCGGCTCGGGTTACCCACCAAAATAAGGCGCCGGAGCTGCTCGCGCGCGAGCAGACGCGCACAAAGGCTGCCGACCGACCCGCGCGCGCCGACTACGGCTGCGCTAACGTGGCTCAGGCGAATATGCCGCGCTTCCGCTGCGGCCAGGGTCGCTTTTACCGCCATTCCTGCGGTAAGCACATTGCCGGTCGTAATTGAAGGTCCCCGTCCGCAAGCTGAAAGTCCGCGTCGGCTGTAGGGAGCGGTATGCCCGCCGAGACCGACAACGCGTACTCCCAAACTTGCCGCCAGATCGACTGCCCTGTTGATATCCCGGCTGATCTCGCGCAGGCCGCGCAGCGCCATTTCCTCAGGCAGGATCGGCAGTGCCAAGATGAGCCCGTCGACACTCTCGCCAGTAGCTGAATGAACAGTCGGGGCACGCATGACAACCCCTGGAGCGAACGCGCTGGTGTAGTCGCACACCTTCCGCAAAACCTCATTACTGAAGCCGCGAAGCGACGGGTTGGTGACTGCAACATCCTCAGGGCGGGTGTAGTGAGCCAGCCATGCGTACTGCGGTTTCGGTGCGTCTTTGGGCACACGGGCGCGCAGTAGCGGCGCGGGGCCCGGACATGCAGTGTCGACTGCAAGGGGGTAGCCGTCAAACGCACCGATTGCCCCCAGGATGGTGCTGGTCGTGTCGTGCTGCAGCGCCTGGAAAACTCCATCCATCGCATCGAGCGCAATCTTCAATTCTTGGTCCGAGATGATGAGCGGAGGCGTTATTCGAATGACGTCGGAATTCCCAAGGGTTGGAAGCACCAGGACCGAACCCAATTCGGCGAGCGTTGCCGCCACGGCATAGCTGTATAGCCCCTGATTCGCAAAAAAGGACAAGAACGTGCCCTGTCGTTCTGTGGGGGAACGCAACTCGATAGCGCTCATGAGCCCGCGTCCGCGCACGGCGGCAATAATCTGCGGGTAGCGGGTGGCCATCTGATTCAGACGCTCCAACAGCGTCGCGCCCTTACGGCGCACTTCTGCGCAAAACCCATTACTCGTCAGTATTTCCAGTACGGTCAAACCGACTCGGCACGCGACATTATTGTTTGCAAACGTGGACGAGTGCAGTAGCGAGAACTGCTCATCCCAAAACGCGGGCGAGCTGAAGCAGCCACTGAGCGGGAATAAACCGCCACCAAGTGCTTTTCCCAGCAACAACACGTCAGGCTCGATCCCATCGTATTCACAGGCGAAAAGTCGCCCAGTCCGGCCCAGACCCGTTTGAATTTCGTCCAGGACCAGTGCTACGCTGTGCTGCAAACACAGACGTCGCACGCGCTTTAGATATCCGGCTGGTGGAAGATGAACCCCGCGCTCCCCCTGTATGGGTTCAAGAAAAAAGGCCGCAATTTTGTCTGCGTCGCGGCTTAATCGATCCTCGAGCGCGTCCGCGTCACCGAACTCTATAAACTCAACACCGGGCAACGGTGGACCAAATGGCTCGGAGTATTGCCGCTGTCCGGTGAGCGCCAGAGCGCCCATGGTCTTCCCGTGAAAGGAGCCGGTTGCAGCCAGAATGATGGATCGGCCGGTACGTCCGCGGACCAGTTTGATCGCTGCCTCAACGGCTTCCGCGCCCGAAGTTGTGAATACGCCGCGGGATAAATTTCCCGGTGCAATTTCCGTAAGCGCCCGGGCGAGAGCTTCGGCATGACAGGCTCGAAAAGGCTGAACCATGGCCGGTTCGCTACTGTCCAGCGCCGTGCGTGCCGTTTCGATTACTTTGGGCGCGTTGTGTCCAAGGGCCAGCACTCCGTATTGAGCGTAGCAGTCGAGGAAATGCCTGCCGTCCGCGTCCACGAGCCAGACTCCGTCGGCATAGTCCCACGCATGGTCCATTCGTAGCAGCGTGAGCAGCCGGCGTAGCGTCGGATTGAGTCGACTCGTGGCGTTACCTTGCGCGCGTTTAAGCATGATAACTCGCCGAGGCAATTTCTCCCCGAAAGATCGCGGTGGTTTCCGACAAGCGAGACCGGGTCAAGCAGTGTCTAGATATGTGGATGCGGTCGCGGACGGATACTGCTATTTCTGACCGCCAGAGTGAATCGGCACCGGTGCAAATTTGAGAGTTGCGTTGAGCCGATATTTTCTTTCTGGGGGCCCGCAAGGCCATTTCACCCGAGCCCTGTGCGCCTGCAAGCTGCATGGGAAAAGACCTCAGCCCGAACGGCCTGAGATCCGCGAACTGACGGGAATCTACCAATTGAGTAGCGCCAAATCGGCTCTCGATGAAAGCATAGAGAACCGCGCCGTGATCAGGACGGCAGACATCAGGACCGGACTTAGCCGTTTCCAACCTACGCCGGGGATTAAGATGGGGTTGTGGGATGTGAAAAAACATGCGCCTCCAGATGTTGTGCCGTTGCGGCCACCGGCGGTTTTGCCGGGTCTGGTCAATAATCTGCCGCAAAGCGCATTACGGATGGCATACGGTTCGGTTACAGATTGCTTACATCTGTCCAGATCCGACTTGTAAGCGATCTGTAACCAATCTGTTAGCGTTTGGTATGTGGCGGCACGGTATGGTGCCTGTTAGGACCAGAACAACCGCATGGGCTAAATCTCATCATGGTTTTTTCTGCAACCCAAAATCAAACAGCGGTCGACTTACTGGAATACGTGGCCGTAAGCGCCGGCATGATGTTCGGGGCTTCTTGTTATTTGGTTCTTGGAGTTATCGCCGGAGCCAATTCTGTTCGCTACACAGGCTTGGCGATTGCCATCGCGGCAACTTTATGCATAGCTGTAGCACTCGCTGTCGGAGAAATGGCCAGTCGCTTTCCATCAGCGCCCGGAATTCGCACTTACCTGAAACGCGCATTCGGGGACGAGTTCAGTCTCTTTTTTACTTACCTGTCGCTGTTGGTCGTTATCCTTTTTGCGGGTATTGAGATCAAGGTGTTCTGCGATGCCTGGTGGCCGGGCACCGCACCGCATGCGCGCGCCCTGGCGACGTTCGCTATGATTTGCTTTCTGGGCTACCTGAACATCACAGGACGCGAACTGCCGCACCTTTTGCAGGTGCTTATTTGCTTTGCGCTTGTGGCCGGGACCATTGCACTATCCTGGGTTGCCATGACGAGATTCGACACGGCGCTTGCGTACGCGCCAAGTGCCCCGCAAGCATCATTTATGTCTTCCATTGGTATCAGCTTTTTTATATTTATTGGTTTCGAATGGGTGACGCCGACAGCCAAGTCGCCCGAAGCGTCGCGATGGTTTATTCCGATAAGCATGGTCATCGCCATTGTGACACTTGCGATAACGTACCTATTATTTGCGTTGGCTCTGAAAGTGGCCTTGCCAAGCTCCGATTTGCTGCGATCCACGGTACCGCAGGTATTGCTTGGCGGGCGGCTGTTTCCCCACTATGGATTCCTGTTGACGCGGTGCCTGTCATTTTTGGCGTTGCTAACCATACTAAATGCAGGAGTCATTGGCGCTTCCCGGCTGCTTTACATCCTGGCCCGAGACCGATCATTCTTTGGGTGGCTCAATAAGCGCCTTTCGGTGCTCAATTCTAAAGGCGTACCTTCCGCGAGCGTTCTGTTGCTGTGCGGCCTGTGCCTGCTGTCCTCGATATTGGAGATCTACTTCGACGCTGCGCAAAACGTCGCTCAGGTGTGCGCCGGCCTTTATTGCTTGGTCTACTGTGCTTTCGTTGCGTCACATATTCGGCTGCGCAAACGACCTATCGATAAAGACTTGTTTCGCAGCCTTTTACCCACCAGTCTTTATTATGTATTGGCCGCCATCCTTTTAATGCTTGGCATTGCAACGTTTCTTGGTTCAGCGGACCATATTTCAACAAGACTCCCGTTGCTCACCCTGATTACCTTTTTGTCGGGTGCCGCCGCTGTTAGCGTAGCCAAGTCGCGGCGAATCGCACAATTTCGGAAGACGTCATAAGGCATAGTCATGTCCGCACGGTCATCAACGTTGCCTCTTCCAGAAACACTAGAGCAATTTCGCACGAAGGTTAACGGCGATTCTCGGCTGAGGAGCATTTTGCGAGATTGGGAGCCTGTAATTTTGATCGAGGTACTTAATACGGGGTGGAAGCAATATCTCCCCGTTCGCGACGGTCGCATTACAGAGATTACGTCGGACTTCATGGATATTTCACATGTTGTCCGATTGCGATCGTCCGAGGAAACATTGGTTGCGATTTTTGACGGTAGATTCAATCCGCTGGAAGCATTTTTGAACGGCGAATTAGAAATATTTGCAACCGACGTTGATCAGGTGAAGCTAGACGCCATCAGCCTAGTGCTGTGGGGCGTATAAAACCTGGCACTTGGCATCGAACGGAGAGCCCATTATGAACTTCAGCGATTCAAACCTGCCCGTGGATGCCGCGGCCCAACCCAGCCGAGACATACCTACATATAGCGTTCAAGATTGGGGCGATGGCGGGTGGGATATTCAGCAGTGGCTGGAACGGACCGCGTGGCGAACATTGAAGGACACAAAATATGGCCACGCCGGGATAGAGCAGGGCGTCTTACCCGAGCTCTTCAGCGAGGGACTGCTGAGACAGGTTTGTCTCATAGATATCGGCACGTTTATTGAAGCTGAGCGCACATCATTTGAGGCGGTGGCCGGTCTGCTGCGCTGCGCTCCGGATGAGAACAGCAAGATTTATCTCGGTACCCAAGTAATGGACGAATGCCGACATTTTGAGGTCTTTTGCCGGCGCATGGCTGATTTTGGCGTTACCCCGGAACGGCGCGACATGCTTGTAAAACGTTTTACGACTCCCGCGATCAGGAAATTCTACGACC
It encodes:
- a CDS encoding DUF2156 domain-containing protein, which encodes MKLPRSDVSAAALIDHPSGFLTLSSSNQHFTVPGISGFISFREQGRHLIALGGVQALESQQGVLLDHLLEFASSRRRHVLVVQLRAEQVPLFRDRGFSINQLGTSFGLSLANFTLRGTRKMQLRNKISHARTSGLKVVEFGVDWPRNPASYAELHAVSGAWLRAKRKKELDFMIGEIGQPEDRRRRIFAAVDPSERCVAFITYVPSWGRTPGYLHDLSRRLPSATPGALELCNARAIEVMIGERVPYLHFGFTPFVVGGPEFPGANRLAAWAMPLMYRYGSAIYPAASQAHYKLKWTPDIIEREYLAASPLSVRAVFDLLLLTRSL
- a CDS encoding NAD(P)/FAD-dependent oxidoreductase, with the translated sequence MSIAPQPYDYDIIIVGAGVGGTACALALVHDRQLRVLLIERHAGPGNINRGESLLPPVTALLRRWGALERCYAAGARPVKTMQFFHFRKGLLLDFPLALPKVTDPYLVLPHPQIECAFVESAVATGRVEMRYATRVLSLIKEDGRVQGVLVQGSDGKEQRLNCRVVIGADGAKSVVRTGLGIDVYRAPYNHSLFIVDIDRPIGMPDVLRTEMHPDGGVLVVPGVNRLGLAAVIRSEHEHLFRSGAIEEKFSHIEHRSPLLTGRRPVAAGAHLYKLWRAHAPRYSAYGAVLLGDAIHVINPVMAQGMTMAIEDAAALARYLGTALEARATAAEIDTCFASYERERRPYNAGIIRNSHWLSLLFALGGPVGDILHRCAFAIATSPAGSFIQDRIWSSFATSPEPQYG
- a CDS encoding aminotransferase class III-fold pyridoxal phosphate-dependent enzyme, with amino-acid sequence MLKRAQGNATSRLNPTLRRLLTLLRMDHAWDYADGVWLVDADGRHFLDCYAQYGVLALGHNAPKVIETARTALDSSEPAMVQPFRACHAEALARALTEIAPGNLSRGVFTTSGAEAVEAAIKLVRGRTGRSIILAATGSFHGKTMGALALTGQRQYSEPFGPPLPGVEFIEFGDADALEDRLSRDADKIAAFFLEPIQGERGVHLPPAGYLKRVRRLCLQHSVALVLDEIQTGLGRTGRLFACEYDGIEPDVLLLGKALGGGLFPLSGCFSSPAFWDEQFSLLHSSTFANNNVACRVGLTVLEILTSNGFCAEVRRKGATLLERLNQMATRYPQIIAAVRGRGLMSAIELRSPTERQGTFLSFFANQGLYSYAVAATLAELGSVLVLPTLGNSDVIRITPPLIISDQELKIALDAMDGVFQALQHDTTSTILGAIGAFDGYPLAVDTACPGPAPLLRARVPKDAPKPQYAWLAHYTRPEDVAVTNPSLRGFSNEVLRKVCDYTSAFAPGVVMRAPTVHSATGESVDGLILALPILPEEMALRGLREISRDINRAVDLAASLGVRVVGLGGHTAPYSRRGLSACGRGPSITTGNVLTAGMAVKATLAAAEARHIRLSHVSAAVVGARGSVGSLCARLLAREQLRRLILVGNPSRTVAGLQTLADELRTTLPAIEIANDTSVLKDCQVILSATAAARPALEAASLAPGTIICDVAKPPDTSAAIRARHDLFVFDGGHVALPDSRLKFGVGNLNNLPTGVTLACLAETILLALSGETRDFGVGYNVSLAEVDHMLALASHHGFHLALPRATCECPPAHGLPLVLGAA
- a CDS encoding APC family permease yields the protein MVFSATQNQTAVDLLEYVAVSAGMMFGASCYLVLGVIAGANSVRYTGLAIAIAATLCIAVALAVGEMASRFPSAPGIRTYLKRAFGDEFSLFFTYLSLLVVILFAGIEIKVFCDAWWPGTAPHARALATFAMICFLGYLNITGRELPHLLQVLICFALVAGTIALSWVAMTRFDTALAYAPSAPQASFMSSIGISFFIFIGFEWVTPTAKSPEASRWFIPISMVIAIVTLAITYLLFALALKVALPSSDLLRSTVPQVLLGGRLFPHYGFLLTRCLSFLALLTILNAGVIGASRLLYILARDRSFFGWLNKRLSVLNSKGVPSASVLLLCGLCLLSSILEIYFDAAQNVAQVCAGLYCLVYCAFVASHIRLRKRPIDKDLFRSLLPTSLYYVLAAILLMLGIATFLGSADHISTRLPLLTLITFLSGAAAVSVAKSRRIAQFRKTS
- a CDS encoding SCP2 sterol-binding domain-containing protein, which codes for MSARSSTLPLPETLEQFRTKVNGDSRLRSILRDWEPVILIEVLNTGWKQYLPVRDGRITEITSDFMDISHVVRLRSSEETLVAIFDGRFNPLEAFLNGELEIFATDVDQVKLDAISLVLWGV